The Natator depressus isolate rNatDep1 chromosome 8, rNatDep2.hap1, whole genome shotgun sequence genome window below encodes:
- the LOC141992814 gene encoding LOW QUALITY PROTEIN: plasma membrane calcium-transporting ATPase 1-like (The sequence of the model RefSeq protein was modified relative to this genomic sequence to represent the inferred CDS: inserted 1 base in 1 codon), with product MSRIPRAPDTTVVAREDHHEAEDFEMTLAELHALMELRSVNALKKIKESYGDVFGICTWLKTSPQEGDLLPADGVLLQGNDLKIDESSLTGESDHVKKTLSGDPMLLSGSHVVEGSGRMVITAVGVNSQMGVILTLLGVGGEQEKEKMKKKKKNQDGLPENSNKAKAQDYAATEMQPGTSEESTNGEETVNRQSNLPKKEKSVLQGKLTRLAVQIGKAGLAMSTITVVVLIVYFLIKTFLIQEHIWTAQCTPVYIKYFVKFFIIGVTVLVVAVPEGLPLAVTISLAYSVKEMMKDNNLVRHLDACETMGNATTICSDKTGTLTMNRMAVVQAFISEMHHKIIPARESIPQTTLNYLLTGISVNCAYTSKILPPEKESGLPRQVGNKTDCALLGFLLDLKQDYQAVRNQIPEEKLYKVYTFNSDRKSMSTVLKNVDGSYRMFTKGASEIVLKKCNKILNAAGKPKPFNSKDNDDIVKNVVEPMASDGLRTICLAFKDFPAGQPEPEWDNENNIIMELTCIAVVGIEDPLRPEVPDAITKCQNAGITVRMVTGDNINTARTIALKCGILHPGETFLCLEGKELNRLIRNEKGEIKQELLDKIWPKLRVLARSSPTDKHTLVKGIIDSTISEQRQVVAVTGDGTNDAPALKEADVGFAMGISGTDVAKEASDIILTDDNFTSIVKAVMWGRNVYDSISKFLQFQLTVNVVAVIVAFVGACITQDSPLKTVQMLWVNLIMDTFASLALATEXTESLLLRKPYGRNKPLISHTMMKNILGQAFYQLVVIFTLVFTGEKLFDIDSGRNAPLHSPPSKHYTIVFNTFVLMQLCNEINARKVHGERNVFEGVFSNAIFCAITGGTLLVQLVIVEVGGKPFSCTELTVEQWLWSLFLGIGTLLWGQLITTIPNSYLKFLTELGHGRPKEEILEAELGEGAGEIDHAERELHCGQILWFRGINRIRAQSRVVNAFRTSFYEELEKPQTQSSVRSLRKSKQ from the exons ATGTCTAGAATCCCACGTGCACCAGATACGACAGTAGTGGCCAGGGAAGATCACCACGAAGCAGAAGATTTTGAGATGACCCTGGCAGAGCTGCATGCCCTGATGGAGCTACGATCTGTGAatgctttgaaaaaaataaaagaaagttatGGAGATGTCTTTGGAATCTGCACATGGCTCAAAACATCCCCCCAAGAA GGTGATCTTCTACCAGCTGACGGTGTGCTTCTCCAAGGGAATGACCTCAAAATAGATGAGAGTTCACTCACAGGAGAATCTGATCATGTTAAGAAAACTCTGAGTGGAGATCCCATGCTGCTTTCTGGTAGCCATGTGGTGGAAGGCTCTGGAAGAATGGTAATAACTGCAGTGGGTGTAAACTCACAGATGGGAGTTATCCTCACTTtgcttggggtgggaggagaacaagagaaggagaaaatgaaaaagaaaaagaaaaatcaagatgGCTTGCCTGAGAACAGCAACAAAGCAAAAGCTCAGGATTATGcagccacagaaatgcagcctGGAACTAGTGAAGAAAGCACTAATGGAGAAGAGACAGTCAACAGGCAATCAAAtttgccaaaaaaagaaaaatcagtccTACAAGGGAAACTTACCAGATTAGCAGTTCAGATTGGCAAAGCAGGGTTGGCAATGTCTACaatcacagtggttgtccttatagtttattttttaattaaaacattcttGATTCAGGAGCATATTTGGACTGCTCAGTGCACCCcagtttatataaaatattttgtgaagTTCTTCATTATTGGAGTTACAGTCTTGGTGGTGGCCGTGCCAGAGGGTCTCCCACTTGCTGTCACTATTTCACTTGCCTACTCTGTAAAGGAAATGATGAAAGATAATAACCTAGTGCGGCATTTGGATGCTTGTGAAACAATGGGCAATGCAACAACCATTTGCTCGGATAAAACGGGAACATTAACCATGAACAGAATGGCAGTAGTCCAGGCTTTCATCAGCGAAATGCATCATAAAATTATTCCTGCACGTGAATCAATTCCTCAGACTACTCTGAACTATCTTTTAACAGGTATTTCTGTGAATTGTGCTTACACTTCCAAAATATTGCCTCCTGAAAAAGAAAGTGGCTTGCCACGTCAGGTTGGCAATAAAACTGATTGTGCCTTGCTGGGATTTCTTCTGGATTTAAAACAGGATTATCAGGCTGTAAGAAATCAAATACCAGAAGAAAAGCTGTATAAAGTATACACCTTCAACTCTGATAGAAAATCAATGAGTACGGTATTGAAAAATGTTGATGGTAGTTACCGAATGTTCACCAAGGGTGCTTCTGAGATAGTACTTAAAAAATGCAACAAAATCTTGAATGCTGCTGGTAAACCTAAACCATTCAACTCAAAGGACAATGATGATATTGTAAAAAATGTGGTCGAACCTATGGCTTCTGATGGACTCAGAACCATATGTCTAGCATTCAAAGATTTCCCAGCTGGGCAGCCTGAACCAGAGTGGGACAATGAAAACAATATTATCATGGAACTTACATGTATTGCAGTTGTTGGCATTGAAGATCCATTGAGGCCTGAGGTTCCTGATGCAATAACAAAATGCCAGAATGCTGGCATCACAGTGCGTATGGTTACTGGCGATAACATTAATACTGCACGCACAATTGCTTtgaaatgtggtattttgcaTCCTGGGGAGACCTTCCTTTGCTTAGAGGGAAAAGAGTTGAACAGACTAATTCGTAATGAAAAAGGAGAGATTAAGCAAGAGCTCCTAGACAAGATTTGGCCAAAACTTCGGGTGCTTGCAAGATCCTCTCCCACTGACAAACACACATTGGTAAAAGGTATAATTGATAGCACCATCTCAGAACAGAGACAGGTTGTAGCAGTAACTGGCGATGGTACTAATGATGCACCAGCATTGAAGGAAGCAGATGTTGGTTTTGCTATGGGCATTTCTGGAACAGATGTAGCTAAAGAAGCATCGGATATTATTCTCACAGATGACAACTTCACAAGCATTGTTAAAGCAGTTATGTGGGGCAGAAATGTATATGACAGTATCTCCAAATTCTTGCAGTTCCAGCTTACTGTCAATGTAGTAGCAGTAATTGTTGCATTTGTGGGAGCATGTATTACACAAGATTCACCACTTAAAACTGTGCAGATGCTGTGGGTGAACCTCATTATGGACACATTTGCTTCTCTTGCTTTAGCTACCG AAACCGAGTCTCTCTTGCTACGGAAGCCTTATGGAAGGAATAAACCCCTAATCTCCCACACAATGATGAAAAACATTTTGGGTCAAGCATTCTATCAGCTTGTGGTCATCTTTACACTTGTTTTTACTGGTGAAAAGCTTTTCGATATTGACAGTGGAAGAAATGCTCCTCTGCATTCCCCACCCTCCAAGCATTACACGATTGTATTCAACACTTTTGTGTTGATGCAGCTTTGTAATGAAATCAATGCCCGAAAGGTTCATGGTGAAAGGAATGTCTTTGAGGGAGTATTCAGTAATGCCATCTTTTGTGCTATAACTGGTGGTACATTACTTGTACAGTTAGTTATAGTAGAGGTTGGTGGGAAGCCCTTTAGTTGTACTGAGCTTACAGTAGAACAGTGGCTATGGTCACTTTTCCTAGGGATAGGAACATTACTGTGGGGCCAGCTGATAACAACAATTCCAAATAGCTATTTGAAGTTCTTGACAGAACTTGGTCATGGGCGGCCAAAGGAAGAAATCCTTGAGGCAGAACTAGGTGAAGGTGCAGGAGAGATTGACCATGCTGAAAGAGAATTACATTGTGGTCAGATCTTATGGTTTAGGGGGATTAACAGAATTCGAGCTCAGAGCCGAGTGGTGAATGCATTTCGTACTTCCTTTTACGAGGAGTTAGAAAAACCACAAACACAAAGTTCAGTTCGCAGCTTAAGAAAATCTAAGCAATGA